One window of the Burkholderia ubonensis subsp. mesacidophila genome contains the following:
- a CDS encoding mechanosensitive ion channel family protein: MHIQHLSTFARRVALIALLALIPAAAASAFPSPASQASAATADGASAPTISLSDAVAELKQMQVQQDRIKQQTSTTTNSKALDSLADSTQALSAAVDRLSAQLVPQRAKIQAQLDVLGPPPAPGAAPETPAVEQQRATMNARRAQIDAALKQAADQKSNLANLTDQFAKLNRSLLKNQLVLRSGSIFGAQFWLPLFRLPPGDAQRLGDFDEQLVAMLKSAWQPEQRFVTTLLLLAALAVWIVGRRLIERWLAWFCVNRLPETRLRRSALALSTAVTTLLTTGIAVQLLYVALARHYDLTPTLSDLWDEFGKLALTCALIAGLGRALLCTRHPSWRLPALADPVARAMRPFPGVLAGLLLVSGTIEELNRIVDTSLSVTLFGRGIVALVVTLTVGASLLRANRVRSALAAAGEAPEQRSTLAGLIHAGVSLAIVVSLLALMIGYITVARFITFELVWFEIVLCSIYVLTQLTRDACATLFNANLSSGRQIKNLFGLGDKHLEQAQTVLSGLGTSLLMLFAVIALLTGGFGTTPGDLLDSLVAVVGGQKLQSLNIMPDRIINAVIGFVIGLYLLRSVRRWLDSEFMPALGMDPGMRASLVTLFSNVGYALIVLMTLALLGVRWDKLAWIVSALSVGIGFGLQEIVKNFVSGLILLTERPVKVGDMISISGVEGDIRRINVRATEIQLSDRSTVIVPNSQLISQNLRNVTMGNSTQGVATLVLTFPLNTDPEQVRDLLLDAYREHPSILEKPAPSVTFSQLTPDGITLSVTGYVASPRIAGSTKSDLLFEILKRLRASQIALSSPRMLMVQNMPAADA, translated from the coding sequence ATGCATATACAACACCTTTCCACTTTCGCACGCCGGGTCGCGCTGATCGCGCTGCTGGCCCTGATCCCGGCTGCCGCGGCGTCGGCGTTTCCGTCGCCGGCTTCCCAAGCCAGCGCGGCCACCGCCGACGGTGCATCCGCCCCGACGATTTCGTTGAGCGACGCGGTCGCCGAGCTCAAGCAGATGCAGGTGCAGCAGGACCGCATCAAGCAGCAGACCTCCACCACGACGAACAGCAAGGCGCTGGACTCGCTGGCCGACTCGACCCAGGCCTTGAGCGCCGCCGTCGACAGGCTGAGCGCGCAGCTGGTCCCGCAACGCGCGAAGATCCAGGCGCAGCTCGACGTGCTCGGGCCGCCGCCCGCGCCGGGCGCGGCGCCCGAGACCCCGGCCGTCGAGCAGCAGCGGGCGACGATGAACGCGCGCAGGGCGCAGATCGATGCGGCGCTGAAGCAGGCCGCCGACCAGAAGAGCAATCTCGCCAACCTGACCGACCAGTTCGCGAAGCTCAATCGCAGCCTGCTGAAGAACCAGCTCGTGCTGCGCTCGGGCAGCATCTTCGGCGCGCAATTCTGGCTGCCGCTGTTCCGGCTGCCGCCCGGCGACGCGCAGCGGCTCGGCGACTTCGACGAGCAGCTCGTCGCGATGCTGAAGTCGGCCTGGCAGCCGGAGCAGCGCTTCGTCACCACGCTGCTGCTGCTCGCCGCGCTGGCAGTCTGGATCGTGGGCCGGCGGCTCATCGAACGCTGGCTCGCGTGGTTCTGCGTGAACCGCCTGCCCGAAACCCGCCTGCGCCGCAGCGCGCTCGCGCTGTCGACCGCGGTCACGACGCTGCTGACCACGGGCATCGCCGTGCAGCTCCTCTATGTCGCGTTGGCGCGCCACTACGATCTCACGCCGACGCTCAGCGACCTGTGGGACGAATTCGGGAAGCTCGCGCTGACCTGCGCGCTGATCGCGGGCCTCGGCCGCGCGCTGCTGTGCACGCGTCATCCGTCGTGGCGGCTGCCCGCGCTCGCCGATCCGGTCGCCCGCGCGATGCGGCCGTTCCCGGGCGTGCTGGCCGGGCTGCTGCTCGTGTCCGGCACGATCGAGGAACTCAACCGGATCGTCGACACGAGCCTGTCGGTCACGCTGTTCGGCCGCGGCATCGTGGCGCTCGTCGTTACGCTCACCGTTGGCGCGTCGCTGCTGCGCGCGAACCGCGTGCGCAGCGCGCTCGCGGCGGCCGGCGAAGCGCCCGAGCAGCGCTCGACGCTCGCCGGGCTGATCCACGCCGGCGTGTCGCTCGCGATCGTCGTGTCGCTGCTCGCGCTGATGATCGGCTACATCACCGTCGCCCGCTTCATCACCTTCGAGCTGGTCTGGTTCGAGATCGTCCTGTGCAGCATCTACGTGCTGACGCAACTGACGCGCGACGCGTGCGCCACGCTGTTCAACGCGAACCTGTCGAGCGGCAGGCAGATCAAGAACCTGTTCGGGCTCGGCGACAAGCATCTCGAACAGGCGCAGACCGTGCTGTCGGGCCTCGGCACGAGCCTGCTGATGCTGTTCGCGGTGATCGCGCTGCTGACGGGCGGCTTCGGCACGACGCCGGGCGACCTGCTCGACAGCCTGGTCGCGGTGGTCGGCGGCCAGAAGCTGCAGAGCCTGAACATCATGCCGGACCGGATCATCAACGCCGTGATCGGCTTCGTGATCGGCCTCTACCTGCTGCGCTCCGTGCGGCGCTGGCTCGACAGCGAGTTCATGCCGGCGCTCGGCATGGACCCCGGCATGCGCGCGTCGCTCGTCACGCTGTTCAGCAACGTCGGCTATGCGCTGATCGTGCTGATGACGCTGGCGCTGCTCGGCGTGCGGTGGGACAAGCTCGCGTGGATCGTCAGCGCGCTGTCGGTCGGTATCGGCTTCGGCCTGCAGGAGATCGTGAAGAACTTCGTGTCGGGGCTGATCCTGCTGACCGAACGCCCGGTGAAGGTCGGCGACATGATCAGCATCAGCGGCGTCGAGGGCGACATCCGCCGGATCAACGTGCGCGCGACCGAGATCCAGCTCAGCGACCGCTCGACCGTGATCGTGCCGAACTCGCAGCTGATCTCGCAGAACCTGCGCAACGTGACGATGGGCAACAGCACGCAGGGCGTCGCGACGCTGGTGCTGACGTTCCCGCTGAACACCGATCCGGAGCAGGTGCGCGACCTGCTGCTCGACGCGTACCGCGAGCATCCGTCGATTCTGGAGAAGCCCGCGCCGTCGGTGACGTTCAGCCAGCTCACGCCGGACGGCATCACGCTGAGCGTGACGGGTTATGTCGCGAGCCCGCGGATCGCGGGGTCGACGAAGAGCGACCTGCTGTTCGAGATCCTGAAGCGGCTGCGCGCGTCGCAGATCGCGCTGTCGAGCCCGCGGATGCTGATGGTGCAGAACATGCCGGCGGCGGATGCTTAG